Part of the Equus caballus isolate H_3958 breed thoroughbred chromosome 5, TB-T2T, whole genome shotgun sequence genome is shown below.
CAGGTCATCcagaatttccatctctttttaaTAAGTGGAGTAGACATGGAAGCCCTTTATATGAAGTGACTTGCTCCTCATAATGCTGTGATAGAAGTGGGGTCAATACATATTCAGGGTTTTACTAGTGCTTTGAGTCCCTTGTGGTCCCTAAGAGCCAGAGATTTTATGGGAGTTGAGAAATCTGGGCCTTTATCTTTGATTGCCAGTAACtctcttgggcaagttacttccgCTCCGAGTCCATTTCCTCACCTACCAAAGAGGGATAATCTTTTTGTGAGGCCATTTATATAAACATGCTTTATAATGAAAATATGTCATGCAAAGACGCTTACttgattctgtttatttctgaGATGGCTTCTTACTTATCTGCCCTTGCTTTATTTGTTGACTTTCCAAGTTCTAGCTAAGCAGAAATTTGTATCATGGAGGTTGGTATGAGAAGGTTGGCAGGGATATTGCCAGTCCTCAGAGCAGGCATTGGTGGTGATAttgtgttcactgctgtgtcctcaaGATCTACCGCAGGGCCTAATGAGCAGTGAATGAGGTCACATGGTGGCACTGTGGCTCAGGCAGGCAATGTCACAGTCAGATTATATCTGGGAGCACAACCACCTAATATGTGTATGGATATGGATGTGGAGTGATGACTGAGGAAGGCAACTTGCATTTCACCAGCATGTGGGACCACTGGGCAGGTGCAGGCACGAGGAACCTGAGTGAGTTGCTTAGGTGTGCAGCATAGCAGGTTTCATGGTGCTTCTCTTGAAAATTTATTGATATGGAGACATTGTTGACACTTGGAAAACAATGGTTTAAGAGAAACTAAACTTTCAAAGCACAATGTCACGCTTATTCAGTgacttccttttttcttggtgggGGAGGGAATGAGCTTGAAATTATTGAATACATATGGTAGTGGGATGGGACTAGAAGAAAAGCCAAGACTCTATTAAATAGTTTAAttggaatacatttttttttgaaatatgcaCTGAACTTGATCCAGATtctcattattaaaaaatatgtagctTGGTTTCTTGATGTTAACAAAGGACGTAAAAGTAACAACACCCATTCCCTCTTCCCCTAAGAACTAAGAGTTCCAGTAACTCTGGACAGAATCATTCATAAAATTTAGACAAGAGACATAGCCATTTGTGTTGAACTATCTTGTATCTTAGGAGAAGTAGAGAATGGTGAACTTCTGGTGGAAACTTCAGTGGCAGAGTGATTTTATAGTAATTCCCTTTTGGTGAAGAGAGTATTGGCAGTGTTGGCACCAAACTTAAGGTCCAAATAACGACTGACTCACCAGCTGTCCATAGTACCTCATTGCTTCAAACACATGAAGATCTGCCATGTCAAATACACAGCCCTAGGATAGTTTTGTGCTGctgcttctggaggctggatCAACCATTCTGCTTGGAGGAGGTTAAGGATGCCTTTTTCATCCTGTCcttgttgtcatttttatttctctttcattaagACACATCTGTTGATAAAATTTCAGGGAAAGTACATAGGTGAATTAGCCACAGTTTTGCAAAAACACaaatctttctgttttaaaaaacgTATTGAACAGGTGTTCTATATGGTTGTTTTCTCTTATGGAGAAGAATGCACAGGATTCATTATCCTCTTCCTTTTACatgaaaagaaactgaggcatagagcaGTCTAGTAACATATCTGCAGTTAAGTGGTGGCAGAACTGAGTTGAGAATTCCAAAGTGGATCTTCTACTTGACAGGGCAGTTTCCTTTCTACCAAGACCACATTATCTTTCTGCATTCTTGTTTACTAGAGCTTTAATTTTCCACAAAAAATTTAGTTTATTTCTCCAATTGATGGTTTATTGTCAACAACTTGAGCATTAACTCTAAATAGGCCCACATTTCATTCAAGCATATTATCTTATCTTCAGACATCTTCATTTAGAATGAGCAAGAGAGTTGATACTTTGGAGAGTCTGGAGATAGGAATTATATTTCAGGAATGGCATCTCCCTGAATACTGCAAATGGCAGAGACAAAATGAACTAACCAAGTAAGTTATGCTTGGGGAAGTTGACTGAGGCgacacagacacagaagaagaaataaataagagcCTAGGTCAGTTATAGCCAAGTTCAGTCCTGCTGTTCTGATGATGTTGTTCTGATGATATACACAGTGGAGCTATTCGGATGGCTAAAACTGAGAGAGCTTTTGTGAACAGCATCTCCAAGAGATCTGACAACTGTTGCGTTAAAAGGAACCATCCTGGACAAGTGACACCAAAGCTGGCAATACGTCTCCTGTGGAAATGAGGAGACCTGCCATTTACAGAAGCCCTCCCTTCTCAACTGGTAGCAGACATCGCTAGACAGACTTCAACACCACTGAGACTTTTAATGTTTGTCAGGCAGTTAAAAATTAGGATTACGAGGGTCTCTGTTGGTGTTGGGATTTCTATCAGTTTGGTTTGTATTAATTAGAGTTTGGTCAGTGAGAGGGATCAGATACTGAGCAAATTCATACGAGTAAAAGATTGGTAAAGAACAGTTCCATGGACGGCAGTCTTTGAACTACTGTGTGATCATTGTAATGCTTCCAAGATAGCTAATTTATGCAGATTTCAGTTAGCATTGAGATAAGGAATAATGCTCATGAAGAGCTCATGACAGGGATTGGAAAACATCTCAATTCAATCCACTAAAACAGTTTTTGATTACATATTCTATTTTGTCCCCAGAGTCCCTTATGCTCAACCTATTTAATACCGAGTCCATCATTTGCTTCACAGACTTGGCGCCCTCTCCTGGGGGAAGGACACCACCGACCCCGTGTCATCCTGGATGTTTgcctccttccccacccaccGTAACAAACCGTTACCAAGTTCTTGAATCCGTTCACATCTCTAATCTCCCTTGCCAATACCCCACACCAAGCTGTCATCATCTCCTACCTGACTTCATTCTCAGGCTCCCCAGGGTGGTAATGTAGCTGCCAGCAGCACTGGACCCATACCTTTTTAGGTTTAAATCTGATGGAAATGGTCATGTGCCTCTCTCCTAAGGTTTCTAGCAAAATCTCACTGAGTCTCAATGACTCTAATTAGGTCACCTCTGGAGCAAGTACTGTGGCGGAGGGGTGGGAAATATGATGTCTCAATTGTCCAGGCATGAGTCACATTCCATCCCTGGATAGGGGTGAAGGGGTAAGAGTGGGAGAGGGGGTATTTCTGAGTGGGAAAACTGGGTACTGTTGCCAGGAGAGAGGCAGATTAGTTctaaatgacaataataacagaTGTACACTGCAGCAAGGGAGGCAGTAAAACAAGtagcagagaaaacaaacaagttaATGGAAAGTGAAAAAATGGGGCAGTCCACCTAGGGAATATGGTGGGTATAAAACAGAGCCATCTAAGAAGCAGCGAATCTCAGAACACAGAGGAGTAATGTGAAAAATGAGAATTGGGTGAATAtattaaaagctattttaaagGGAAGAGGTTTGGATCTATGCATATCTTTAAACTTCATGGAGAAGGATGCACTAGGAATCTTTTTAAGATTGAAACCATACAATTCCCATTAGCACTATACTGTTTCACATTTGCATTCTGAGAAGGATGCTCATTTCAACTAAGGGTAATTCCTTAGTTGAGATGAACAGGGCTGTGATCATTTAACTTTATGGCCTCTGGGTTTATTCCCTGAAATCAGTCCTTAGGGTGCTGACATTTTACCTCTTACCTGTTTGAAAGCCTCAAAGAAGGCTACTCAAGGACACACAGTGAATCAGCACTCTTCAGGGACAGATGCCATCAAGTTATATGACAGAAGAGTCTGGCTCGTGGAACCAAGTAATTACAtggaaatttattctttattagCCCAGATGCggttttgttttactgtttttcaATTTTGGGGCAAAAACGGcacaacaaaataaacccaaaaggAAACTGTATGTGAAAGCCTCTATCTTACAATTGAGAAGTGATCAATTTAAAGATGCAAAAGTCAGCAGGTTTGGTATTCTGGATTTTCATGGTCACATTTAACTTGTCTTCTTGGTACAAAACTGTACCCTAGATTATTGTCCCTGTATGAAATCACTGCTAAACATgtattctttttgcttattttggcTGTTAGCATTGAATATTGGAGCATCTTAATGTTGAATATGAATTTTAATGAGCACCTCCTTACTTTGGCCCATGGGTAACATAGGATGCAGGGAGCTGGGGTGGATGGGGGATTGGTCCTGGAACGCCAGACAGTTTTCAGTTACTTAGGGCATTGTATTTTAGTCACCTCTCAGAAATGAATCAAGACCTCTGAGGATAGTGGTCTACCTACTTGTGTTCCATTCTGAAGAGATGGAGACATGGGGTGTCTTGTTTCCATCCCAGGCAgagagtgaggggagagggaaagacaattcagagaggaaagagaggtggTTTAGCCTTTGGGAATGTGGGCCTGGTGGCCCATAGCTGCCATGTGCCCAGTGCTCCATTTCACAGCCATGGAGACTCCTCTAGCTGTTATGTCTGGGCATCTAGCTGTGATATGAATGCTCACCCATGTGTGGAGAGGCCAGAAATGCTCAGCTCCACGGACAGAGGCCAACACCCGAGAGCCATCCCCATTAGAATCCAAATTCCCAagactcctttctccttccttcactccttcatgcatagaagaggaagagaacaaatatttaatgcCTGTGTGTACTTTgtaatatatagtattttatctACTTTTCAAAACATCCCTACAAGGTAGatattaaaaattccatttatatggagaGGCTAACTTGCTAAGGTCTCAGAATCAGTAAGACATCTGGGACTGGAACCGGGTTTGTTTGACTCTATAGTCTCTGCTCATCcattaaataaagtttaaatcgAGACTCTCAGAGCATTCTGGACTTTGTGGATACTTTTGTGTGACCTTCTCTTAGACAGGCTTGCTTTCTCCCTTCAAACGCTAGTTCATAGAGGGCTCCCACCCCTGAAACTCAGCAGGCCACCAAGTCTCACTGCCAGTGAGTGTCATTTAAAAGCCGAAGCAAGCTGACTACAAACTTTTTGACATGTGCCTCTCATCTGCTCAGCAGAAATCCCTGTAACTTGTTAATAGTTCCCTTCTTATTTTTTTGCAGTGAAACCAATTGAGGCCTTAAATCAGTACCATTCGTTCCATCTTGGGCCATCCGAGAAAACCATTTAGTGTTGTAAAACATCATCTGCTCCATCTTGCACTTCCTGCTGCAGGGCTAGGGCTGGTGCCTGAAGGAGTGTACTTATAACAGAACACTTCAGTGTGCTAAACGAGGGGTGTCCTTGGAGACAACATAAACACCAGATCTGGGAGAGCAAGGACTGACTTTCCAAAAGAGGAGACCAGATACAGATCCTGTAAAACACAGATCTCTTTACAGCTGGAGTCAAGTTTCTCCATTTGTGTCACAGCACTTATTTCACTGAAGTTCGTGGCATTTAgggtggaagaggaggaaaatgtgGAGGATGCCTCAAAGAGGAACCACACATTTGCAGAAAATAATTTCTGAGCTTCCTGTAAGGCCCTGCAGGCTAGACCATTCAGAGATACAAAAGCAAGGAGCATGAGATGTTCTTCCTCATCCTTCTCAGGCTTCCCCTTCGTTATATTAAAGTGATTCCTTGGAATCATTTTCCaaggaaatttccatttccattttcaaggAAAGTACTTGTTATGGGCCATTCACATTTTAGTATAAATTTAATCCTCAGACACAGATATAATTCTGAGAAGGACAGAAACTGAAGCCCATCAGTTTGAGCCCCTCACTTCACAGATGATGAGAATTAATAGGCAGCCTGCCTTGCCTGTGGTCATGTGCTGAGCTGAGGCCAATGGATCTAGAATCGGGCTTGGTGCTCTTCCTACCATGGTAAGCTACTGGCTTACTTCTCCCAGCGGTATTTACAATATTAGCCTTATCTCAATTTGTGGAGTAAAAATCTTTTACCTCTCTTAAAGGAGTTCAAGGCATGATCAAAAAACAAGGAAGGGGAATTTCCTGAAATGACTCTAAAATCTGAAGCTATTTATAACTAAATCCAAATCAGCTTTGGAAGTTCACTGATGAAATCTTTTTGAATGAGGAAGAGATGATATTAGTTGGGCTTTGTAAAATTTAACTCTGAAAAAACTCTTAACAGAGGAAACTTTTCTACTTAGCAGCCAATATTGTATCTGTGGATGCAGGctgaggggtttttttcctgctaaAAATTAACTTTGGGTTCCTCTTTGAGACATCTGCCTCTCAACTCTCACAGCTGGACCTTCATCCCTGGCACACTGTGGTTGGTTTCTTTGTATCCCAGTATCTCTGGAATCTTGCTGGCTTTCTTGACATTTTCCTCACTGGTAAAAACCTTATCGCTGCTCCTTTCCACTTGAAAGTCCTTTCTCCTTTTATAGCATCTCATGGTTCTAAGAGTCCCTACATGAGTTGTGGATGACCTAAAGGGTACCATACCTCTTGGGGGATCATATCTTACAATTCTGGGAAAGTCCCACCTTGCCCTGAAGGAAGAATTCCATCCTGTCACGGGAGATTCCCTATGGAAGACAACAAATTAGCCATTCATTCTGGAATTCAAATGAAAGGTTCAGCAGCCCCAGCACTCACCACTGTCTTTACCTTCCAGTGGTGTAGACAGGAAGCGGATGCTGCACTGCTGCTTCCTCGCCCTGGCaaaggggaggctgggaaaggtCATTTTTGGCCTTCTTAAACGGAGAATACATTTGCAGTAGGTTGGGTTGAACTGGCCCTTCATCTGTTGGTGCATCAACCACCAATCCACTTGCAATATCCATATGTCATAAGAGCAACTGTTTCAAATCCAGCTTCAGGGACTTTAGGAGATGAAAGGGACCTGCAGGTCCTCTAACCCAAAGTGTGGGCCCTGGACCAGCTGTATCAGTGTCACCTGAGAACTtattggaaatgcaaattcccagGCCCTGTCCCAGACCTTATAGAATCAGAAACTGGGAGTGGAGTCAGCACACTGTGTTAATGAGCCCTCCGGCTGATTCTCATGCACACTCAAGTTTAAGAATCACTGTGCTGGGTACTTTCAAATAAGGAATTTAGGTTGTATCcttggttctcaaccctggctgtgTTGAGAATCGTTTGGGGAGCTTTGGAAACAGTATGGATACGGAGGTACCAGGCTCAGAAATTCTCATTTAGCTGGTCTGACGTGGGATCCTGGAACTTTAACAGTTTTTAGCTCACAGCTTCTCctagcttgagaaccactgatttaactCAATTTCTCATcttccagataaggaaactgaaacccagagagggtaagtgatgTGCTCAAGGTCAGATGGGGGGTTAGTGAGGCAGAGTTGTGAGTAGAATGCAGATTTCCTGACTTTATGACCTGTTTGGCCTCTTGTCCTCATAAATATCCAAAATCCAGACGACTTTACAGGCTTTGTTCCAGCCTGAGACTGGTCAGGTTCTCATAAATGGAGATTAGCAGAACCTCTCTCTGGATCACAATGATTTAGGTTTGGGTTAGCATTGTTTTATGTTAAACTAGCTCTTATAATTATGCTTATAATGTCTTTCATATAAAAGAACTTCAGTCCCACACCCCAGTTCCCACTGCTCAGCCCTCTCAGACCTCAGCTTTGACTTGGCACCCTGCCCCCGTACCCCGTTTCCTCTGAGATTAAGGCCCTGAGATTCTTATCCTATATTTTTGGCTGGAAGACTAAATATGGCGAAGTAAGCAACAGTCCAGGTTAAAATACATCTTTAATGTATTTCCACTGAGAAGAAAAATTGAgcaagtggatttttttttttttttgaggaagattagccctgagctaacatctgctgccaatcctccactttttgctgaggaagactggccctgagccaacatccgtgcccatcttcctctactttatatgtcggatgcctaccacagcatggcttgccaagcggtgccatgtctgcatccaggatccgaactggcaaatccagGTCACCacagtggaacgtgcacacttaaccattgcgccaccgggccagccccacaagtgGATTTTAATGCTGATTACCAGAGGTCTTACTAGAAAGTGAATTTGAGGGCGAGAAAGTGAATATTagaaggtttatttatttatttttaaaaagacttattAAGGCTTttacagagagaaacaaaagagtTTAGTGTTCTTTTTTGCCAccctctctgtcctctcctttggagtgtatatgtgtgtgtgtgtgtgtgtgtgcgcctcTGTGCATGTGCACAGATAGAATCACTTAGTGTAAGTCTGCTGAGTTAAGAGAAAGCAATGGTTCTGTAAACATCAGCCCATCTTGGACGTTCCAGGGTACCTCCTGCATGGCTTGCATCTGGCCTAGATGGACTCATCTTAAAAGGCTTCTGTCTCAATGgtgttcatgttttatttttcaggggGCAGCACAGGCACTTCCCCAACCACCTCCAGCACTGGGACACCATCCCCTTCAGCTTCGTCTCATCTTTTATCTCCATCCTGTTCTCCTCCAACATTTCATCTGGCCCCCAACACTTTCAACGTGGGCTGTCGAGAGAGTCAGCTGTGTAATCTAAACCTCTCTGATTATCCACCCTGTGCCCGAAGCAACATGGCTGCCTTGCAGAGCTACCCAGGGCTGAGTGACAGTGGCTACAACAGGCTCCAGAGTGGCGCTACTTCAGCCACTCAGCCCTCTGAAACCTTCATGCCTCAGAGGACTCCATCCCTGATCTCAGGAATCCCAACTCCTCCCTCATTGCCTAGCAATAGCAAGATGGAAGCCTACGGTGGTCAGCTGGGgtccttccccacctcccagttTCAGTATGTCATGCAGGCAGGCAATGCAGCCTCCAGCTCCTCATCACCACACATGTTCGGgggcagccacatgcaacagAGCTCCTACAATGCCTTCTCTCTCCACAACCCTTACAATCTGTATGGATACAATTTCCCCACTTCCCCTAGGCTAGCTGCAAGCCCAGAAAAACTGAGCACCTCTCAAAGCACTTTACTCTGTTCTTCTCCTTCCAATGGGGCCTTTGGAGAGAGGCAGTACCTGCCTACGGGGATGGAGCACAGCATGCACATGATTAGCCCTTCACCCAATAATCAGCAGGCGACTAACACTTGTGATGGCCGGCAGTATGGGGCGGTCCCAGGCTCCTCCTCTCAGATGTCAGTACACATGGTTTAATGGCCAGTCCAGATGCCACGGAGTGGACAGCAGCCAAGGCCCCAGAATCTCCATGGGCAGATCCTCCTTTTGGGAGCCCAACACCTTTGAAAAACAGGAactgtgtattatttttattttcttttctggaggAGGAAAGCACATACCCAAGATCAACAAGAGACATTTAAGACACTGAAGGATACTTGCGGTGGGATCGTCTCTGACTCAGTGGCCATTCTCCTGCCTTCCCAAAACTTAGTTTTACAAAGCATTGTCTACTCCAGAGTGGACTTTGAAGAAACTGAATAaccattttataataaagttaaGGGAGATGCTAGTGTGTAGCAGCCATGAAATTTGCCCACACACAAATACAGACCTACctatacatacacatgtgcatgcatgatacacacacatatatattcatacacaaactcatacatacacaaacatacatgcACACTGACTTGGAACTGGGTGAACTCTGTGGAGGGAGGCCCAGAATGGGTGCTTTCACCAAGAATTTGTCTATGTACAACACTAGACGGACTGGGCCAGCAGTGGCTGCCAACCTTCATCCCCTGCAGCTTACCCTGTTTCTGGAATGAACTGTGTATCCTGAAACCCTTTCCCATCAATGAAGGTGGAAAGACATCAGCACTACAACAGGACTTGGCTTCCTGAAAAAGATCGCTTTTGAACTTTGGCTCTCTTCACTCGGTGTGCTATCATTGATGTTCCCAGTGGTGCctgtgaaaagagaaagagcagctgaacaagagagaagcagaaagaatagagagcaagagagagatggagagcaaGACTGAGAGAGGAAGTGTGAGCAATGATGAGAGTTTTAATTCACCACGgaaatttgtttttggtttgtttctccTCCTTCACCCTACAGGTTATAGAAAGAATCATGGCGTTATTGAGGAGTAAACCTCTCTGGGACACTGCACATGGTCAGGGCACTGGTTAGAGTGACTGGAGCGTGGAATGGATCTTGATCCCACAGCTCTGACCATTGTGATCCAGAAGAGGGGTGCACCACATAGGAAGTGCCAATTCCCACGCATGCAGCCTGGCAGGGGAAGGGAAATAGAAGGAGTGTGAGAAAGGAAGAGTTTTATAATCCCAACAGaagatagcaagagcagaggtGACAAATAGAGGCCTGGCCTTCCGCATGCCAGATCCAGACACCCATTTGGATTGCCTGTCCCCTAGCCCCTGTGGCAGGGAAATCCCATCATGTCCCAGGGAATTGCAGATGGGCCTTCTACAGCCTTCCACCTGCCCTTAGAGCTCCATTTTTATCAAATAGTTCATTGCATTTtgaagttttgggttttttccttcatcttccccttgaaATCCTTTAACGATAAGAAAACAAGTGAAGTTTGGTGCAAGCTAAACTTTTTAAGTGGTGTGGAAATGCAAATAATACCAAGTAAAATAATACAGATATTATTAAGATTTTTGGTTTTGAGGTGTTGTAGATAAATGTATTTATGTGCCTAGTGGGGAATccaatattatgaatattaaaaagGGGGCAATAAAAAGGGTATGTAAAATATGTATGAAGAAAAGGTGTATAAAAATTTGCCCTTATGCACGGAACTCTGTTTCTAAGTGCCAAGCACAGAAAGCCGCTAAATAAAATCTTTGCAATTGTTTTCTGCGTGTTTGttcaaatggaaaaagtaaatagCAGCCTACGCATATGCATTATGCTTTACAATGAGCATAGCACTCTCATCTACACTACTTCACATCTTTATATAAAACCCATGCAGAAAATATTACCATCCTCATTTTATGATTAGTAACTGAGCTCCAGAGATTAAGTGAATTGTCCAGGATCATACAGCCCATCAGAGAGGAAACTAGGACTTGCAACCAGATCTGACTCTAGTGGGATGTTCACTTTCGTATCGGCTGCAGAAACCTGTGTGAGTCTAATAGCAATCCTCCTGTTGACGTTTGCCAGACACTAGACCATGTATTTTATGTGAACATCTCATCTGGTCCTTCCATAATTCAGTGAGATAGATATTATTTTTACCATCAATTCATAGATCTAGAAACGCACTTTAAAAGGTTAAGTACTTGACAAAGGCCCTCAGGTAGCAAGTGACTGAGCTGGCAATTTGACCTTAGGGTCTGTGCACTTAGCACTATGTTGTTCTGCTGGAGTCCCAGCAGTCCCATGAGGCCCTTGGACAATCAGGAAAGAAGATAAATCCTAAAGGGTTGAGGCTGGAGTGCCTCTGAGGCTGGACTTACTTGGTATGTTTAATTGTAAATAATATACCTTCCATCTGGAatgcaccaccacagcatgggagGAGTAATTTTCAGTTGTCATGCACCAAACGGTGACTTCTAAGAGTCTAATAAAGTTTCCAGGGCTATTCTATTTATAAACACTTTCATGTATTCTCTCATTTGAGCCTCATGATAATCATGAGAGGTGGACAGGGCAGGAAGCATTGTTTTGTAAAGGGGAGACTAGTATTAGAAAGGTTGTGACCTACCTGTACTTGAAGGTGGCTGGAAAGCAGCAGGGCTAAGACTTGAAATCTCCTGCTCTTACCCCTACCCCGGACTGTTTCCCAGTGGACCAGCACACTGGGAGCCCACTGACCCATTTCAGCAGGGCTGGATTTGGGGGGCTCAGGTTGCTGATCACCAAACTTACTGGAAATGGAGTGTGGTATGGGGG
Proteins encoded:
- the TBX15 gene encoding T-box transcription factor TBX15 isoform X5; the encoded protein is MEEIQVELQCADLWKRFHDIGTEMIITKAGRRMFPAMRVKITGLDPHQQYYIAMDIVPVDNKRYRYVYHSSKWMVAGNADSPVPPRVYIHPDSLASGDTWMRQVVSFDKLKLTNNELDDQGHIILHSMHKYQPRVHVIRKDFSSDLSPTKPVPVGDGVKTFNFPETVFTTVTAYQNQQITRLKIDRNPFAKGFRDSGRNRTGLEAIMETYAFWRPPVRTLTFEDFTTMQKQQGGSTGTSPTTSSTGTPSPSASSHLLSPSCSPPTFHLAPNTFNVGCRESQLCNLNLSDYPPCARSNMAALQSYPGLSDSGYNRLQSGATSATQPSETFMPQRTPSLISGIPTPPSLPSNSKMEAYGGQLGSFPTSQFQYVMQAGNAASSSSSPHMFGGSHMQQSSYNAFSLHNPYNLYGYNFPTSPRLAASPEKLSTSQSTLLCSSPSNGAFGERQYLPTGMEHSMHMISPSPNNQQATNTCDGRQYGAVPGSSSQMSVHMV